The window TAAGCATAAAATTTAACCAACAAAGATAAATTCAAATAACTTATTTGAACCTAAAGGAATTCAAATGATATTTCACTCTAACTTCCAACagctattttaatatatgaaggATATATTTTAGTTTAGGATGATATTGATATATCATTcttaagttttgtttaattggACCAACACTCTTAACATCTAATTTTTGTTAATGATGCATTTTTCTGTTTTGTTATTAGTTTTtgatctttttcatttttatcttgcAGTTTATCATTGGGAAACTCTCCGGCAGATGATTTTGCAACAAATCTGATCCTCTAATTGAGAGGACTGGTAAGTTTCTGTCCTATGCTACTTTGCGAAATAATTCCATGTTATCAAAGCGAGGTGCACGAGCACCATGTGCTATGATAATATGCTGCAAGATAACTTGCTACAGTCCCCTCATTTTCTGATTTATTCCTAGGCAGTAATGAAATGTTCCCCACACTTGGAGAATGAAGTAATGTTCTTGATTTAGTCATTCAACGTAACTAGTTATTTTAAAGACTTGCCAGCAATATCTAATCAGAAGAGTATTACATTCGTACTTCTTCTGTAGGTAAACAAGCCTCTACATGCATGTGGATATTGTTAGTTACTTGATGCTAACATAGGCTTTGGAGAAGCTAACTTTATTTGCAACATATGACATTAGAAAGTCACTCACACTTACTCTGTTCTCTCCCACTTTCACACACTCCTCACAGTCacaccatagttttaaaaggctcaaggtgCAAAGTCCTCCCGGAGCCTAAGGCGCaaggctttagtgaagtgaggtggatcttattttacatatatatatttatataatataatcaagtGCCCGgaaattttcctctatttttcatCTTCCCCTTCGTCTTCGTCTCTTCTTCACACTGTTTAGGAGGctagggcttttttttttttttttttttttgtgttttacaGGTCCAAAATGAGCATATATTGGGTTCTAGAAGAAGAACAAGCCAAAATGTGGCctgcttttttttaaaaaaagatcaGGCTGTAAAACAACGTCATTTTAGcctatttcttttaaaagaacagGGGCCAAGACATCCTTCGGGAGcttgatattttttagaaaaaaaacagGTAAAAAACGACGTCATTTTGGCCCCTATTCTTTTAAAAGAATAGACCAAACGACATCGTTTTGGTCTCAGGAAATTAAAAAGCCAAAAACCTCATCATTGTCCCTTTGCTGCCCTGCTACTCGTTGCCAGAGGGAGAGAAGATGGCCAAAAAAAAGACAGAGAAGAAGACGGCAACAAAGGATAGAGGCGTGCTTGTTGGGGGCGTTGCGCCTGCAGTCAGGCAAGGCGCTTGAGGGTGGCGTCGTGCCGCTTGGAGACTAAGcgcgcctttcacaactatgagTCCCTAAAAAATATGCTGAATTTGGCGTTCTCATTATTCTGAGAGAGGGAGGTGATGATACTTGTTTAATTACATGCAAATTACGTGGTCGTCATCCTGTCTGAAATTGAggaaccaaatatttttttacgagTGATACATCTCAATTATAAGGCAACCAACCTAGAACCTCAGgaagggaattggatgatggtAGGCTGAGGACAAATAACAGCATCAACAGGACATGGTTGGCTAGGCAGATATTGTTGGTTGTGCTGCCTTCAATACGCTAGTGTACCGACCAACTTATTTGTTAGATGCCAAACAGACAAATGTAACAGTAGTAGCTTTTGTTTGCACAACAAAGCAGCTCTTATGTAGTAGATGTTAGTAGACACCGGTAGCTGTAGCCAAGGACAGAGTTGCAATTAACATGGCCATGGGCCACTTATTTAGTACACATTTGGCAGACTTGTAACAGCAGCTTTTGTTTTCACTAGATGTTACTCATTTATGAAACTGGGAGCTCAGGGCATGGTCTTATTATTCATACTTGATTAACAATTGAAGTAGCAGAAGCATGCAACTCCCTGGAATTTGGCATGACAAGCTCCATGCTTGGCACCCTCCCAGTTCTTGCACTGACGATCACAGTTCTTCAAGCTTCCACAAAAACCGGACCAGGTCTTGCTAGGCCTTTGGCAGACCTTTGCTTCCAACATCACCATCTCTGCACAGCACAGGACATCACTATTTATTTTCTGTAGTTTGAAACTCAACAACAACACACACAAATTCCTTTGCTTATATATTTCATTGTGATTATAGAAGCAATATGAATCACCTAAATGTCTATTTATCAGAAAGTAGAAAAGTCATATATGCATACCAGTGGAAACAAGAAGGGCAAAGAGGGTGAGGAAGGAGAGGGCATAAGAAAGACGATAACCAAGTAGCTTAGCCATATCTGTTTATACTCTTAGAAAATGATATGAGTCTATTTCTTGGTGCTGTGATTTTCTGCTATTTATAGCCCAATGTTGATGTGTGAATTCGAGGCTCCAAttagagaaaaaacaaagacCAGCTCAAGAAGCCAGGCGAATCCCTTATCTGTAAGCCCATCGTCTCAAACATTTACCACAAATTTGGCTGAATGCATTGCAATTGAAATCTAGTATTTAGATTCACATATGCAATTCAAACTTGTGTTCGTCACTCATCTGGTAGTTATATTTGTTCCCTGAgtttcatgaattttaaatGGAGGGGAATTCTaggtttgaaaaaagaaatggaatgtAAAGTTAGGACTCATGAAGTTGATTAACCAATGTCTTTCAGCCACTTGAGGGACTCAGCTCCTTGTGATGAATCCTGGTTTGTGATTATGGTGGCTTATATATGCAGGCTCCACCAGTCCAATTGGAAAATTTTGGTATTTGTTTCTGCAGTGGCTATCTGATTGAAGAGTCTCTTGTTCATATCTGCCATGTTTTGACCTTCAGCCAGGGCCAGGGGTTCAATTTTCTAAGAGGGCTGCTTGAGACTACAACAGCAAATGCAGACACACTTGGGACCTGATAGGAGTTTACTTTTCAGACTGAATGGATATGGAACCAGGGGGGACTTCCATCATGTGATGGGAAGAGGGCCTCAGCAGTATTTACTTCGGATGTGGTTAAATGCTATTGAGTCCTAAACAGAAGTACTGCAATCTTTTCGTGCACATAGTGATCTATTAATCAGAATACAGAACCTTTACAACCAGAAAGCAACAATTAAGACccacaaaataattattaaaaaaaaaaaaacatgtactTTTCTGGAACCCCACATTTGGTGAGTTTCGCCTCAAAGAAACCATTGATAAGATAATTTGTACTCTTCGCTCTTCAGCTTCTACAGGAGTGGTTTGATTTTCTTGGCAGAGCTGAAGCTTTTGCTTGGAGGATAATCTAATTAAATGAGCCCCGGGATGGATAATTAAGAGACAGAAATAAAGACAAATAGTAGAAATTATGGAGGGAATGGAGCCCAGAGATCCATCACCTCTGAAAAAAGACAGAAGGCCCCAAAACCCCACTAAAAGTCAGATTCTCGAATTAGATTGTCTCCATAGCAGACACATCGAATCCTTTTGAGAAGTATATAATTCAAAGGCTTACTTTTAACTGTTTGGCTCTTCTGACATTTTGCCTAAACAGTCTGGAGTAGCGTTTTTGTTTTGGATATGGTTAGGCTCATACCCCCATCACGTCTTGCGGAATTCTCAACTTTTTGCCCACCCCATTTTCTTCCATGCCAAGAATAACTTTTCTTTGATCCAACACAATTACTTTTTACGGGCTGCGTTTATTACCCAtggattttaaataattgaGTGCAAAAAGCTTTGCTGATTTTACTGAGACACGGAAAATTaaagtaagaacaaaacccaCCACAGCGTAACGCTTGGATGGACTCAAGTGTCTGCGTGCATAAGAGGAACACTTTTACAATAGATATGAACACGTGGCAGAGAAGTCTACTTCATTTTGGATGTGGCAGAACCTTGATACAACAAAAGCTTACACTCCTTGGTGAACAAACAAACGGGAAGGGATTCTTCGGAACCTCCGCCATCAAAATCACAGCGCCAATAATATACCACACCAATGCTTACTAAGAAAGAAAGGATGCAAAACCCCACGTGTCAACTTCACAGCAAAAGCCCACTGCATTATCATTGGTTATTCTTTTCAACTTTGTGGGCGCCAAATAGCTCCACGTC is drawn from Vitis riparia cultivar Riparia Gloire de Montpellier isolate 1030 chromosome 18, EGFV_Vit.rip_1.0, whole genome shotgun sequence and contains these coding sequences:
- the LOC117905401 gene encoding defensin-like protein 1 translates to MAKLLGYRLSYALSFLTLFALLVSTEMVMLEAKVCQRPSKTWSGFCGSLKNCDRQCKNWEGAKHGACHAKFQGVACFCYFNC